Genomic window (Phaeodactylum tricornutum CCAP 1055/1 chromosome 3, complete sequence):
TTATCCAGACTACTGTGAAGACCAAGGCTACCAACTTTGCGGTTTTGTGTGGTTTCAGGGATGGAATGACATGCTTTCATGGCCTTTTGTTAGAGAATATGGCTTCAACCTTGCGAATCTTATCCGGGACATACGCCGAGAAACGGACGAGCCGTCCCTTCCTTTCGTTGTCGGGGAATTAGGTATGCATGGAAACTTGACTGGCGATCACAGCACAGCAGCAACGCGCGTCAAAACGATTCGGGCCATGGAGCAAGGCGTCACTTTGCTGAGCGAATTTCAAAATAACACTATCTTTGTGAAAACGTCACCGTACGTTATCAACAACGGAACCAAATACAACAAAATATATCACTATAATGGACGCGCTGACACTTACTATCACATGGgaaaagcttttggaaggggGCTTTTGCAGATTCTAAACAATTCGGCTGCCACGCGACAAAGAGTTCGCAAAGCACGACCAAAAAACTGAAAAGGATGATAAGATTGACTCTGCGCTCGAAGAAGAGAGTGTGGAGAACATGGACCCTCTCCTGTTTTACTAACAAACGCTTAGCTTAATACATATGTCGTCGTAGCGCGTATCATGGGTCGACAAACTGTAAACAGCAAGGTGCAAATCAGTTAATGAAAGATGCAAGTATATTCATAATCCCAAACTCCGggtgctttttctttgtcactTTGCCATGACCTTAAAAGCGTCATCGTGTCTCTAGAGCTAGAGAGGCGACTAACTATACACAGCAACAGTAGATGCTTTTTCGAACAAAGCCGAGCAAACATAGAATCAGCGAAAGCGTTGCGTTCAAAGACATTACTGACATTACCCACAGATAGCTGACTTTTCTCATAAACTCTGCTTTCCATGCCAGCATCGCATTTTCTCAAGATTTCCAGTCGAAAGTGTTTTGCACCCGCACAGCATCTTTGGCTCCGAGCTGTCAAAACTGAGGACCCCGGTCTATCATGCATGCCGCTGGGCGAGGGTCTATGGAGTATCCGAGTCGGAATGACTTCACATGGCCTTGATGAACTTGGAGATATAACCTCTGTAAACGTGGTGTCACGAAAGTCGACTGTTAAGTCTGGCCAGGACCTGCTCGAATTGGAATGGGAAGGATTTATACAAACCGAAGCCGATGAACTGTACCATACCGTTTGGGGGTCGATCGAGGGGAAGAAAATTGTTAAAGCTCCAGTCGGCGGGTCTCTAGTACAGATAGTAAAC
Coding sequences:
- a CDS encoding predicted protein; translation: MPASHFLKISSRKCFAPAQHLWLRAVKTEDPGLSCMPLGEGLWSIRVGMTSHGLDELGDITSVNVVSRKSTVKSGQDLLELEWEGFIQTEADELYHTVWGSIEGKKIVKAPVGGSLVQIVNLSLEGEIDEDTVIAELSCNESDLKQACASWLDDEGYNALLAKEVPGRFGKETSRSR